Part of the Streptomyces sp. NBC_00457 genome, CACGGAGAGCGCGGCCCACCACGCCAGGAACTCGGCGGCGGCGAGAAGTGTCGTACGCCGGTTCATGCGCCACACCTCCCGAGCCTCGACCGCCGACCGACGCGGCGATACGTCCGGTTGCGCCGCTTTCGCGCCATCCAAGCACCGCGTCCGCCATGCGGTGTGACGGCGCGCGGGTCTCCGCCCGGAGTGCCCCCGCAGCGCGCGGGGAAACCGGGAGCCCGGGATCGCGCGGCGGCATCTTCGCCCGGTTCGCGGGTAACCGCCCTACAACAAGGGGAAGTTGAAGACTGGAGGACCGCATGGCCCGTACAGCCTCACGATCCCGTGCCGGGTTCCGGCTCCGCACAGCCACGTCCGCGTCCGTGGGGGTACCCAGGGGGAAGCGGGCGCCCAAGTCGAAGCGGGAGCCGAAGTCCGAGGAGCCGTCCCCGTCCAAGCGCGGCCCCAAGACGGCCTGGCTCTCCAAGCTCAAGCGGACGCCCAAGGCGGCCGGGGCGGCGAAGACCAAGCAGGCTCCAAAAACCCGACAGGCCCCGAAGTCCAAGCCGGCGCCGCCGCCCGCCCGTCGGGAACGACGCGATCCTCTTCGCCTCCTCGCGCGGCTGCTGGCTGTGCTGTGCGCCTTCGTCCTCATGGTGGCGTTCGCGGTCGTGCTCGCCCGGCTGACCCTGCAGCCCTCCCCCGCGTCGGAGGCCCTGACCCACACCAACCTGCGGCCGGGCCGCTCCCTCAAGGCTTATCTCGACCAGCCGGAGCTGCGTGACGCCGTGAAGCAGATCGGCGGCAACCTGCTGCTCGGCATCCCGTTCGGCATCCTGGCCCCCGTCGTCGCCCCGCGCACCCGGGGACCGCTGCGCATCCTCCTGCTGACCGCGACCGTGATGCTGCTGGTGGAGCTGGTGCAGGGCGTGATGGTCGAAGGGCGCGCCTTCGACATCGACGACGTCATCCTCAACACCACGGGCGCGCTGATCGGTTACTTCGTCCTGGGCCGGCGTATGAGCCGTGCCGTGCATGCCAGGGAGCGTCACTCCTAGCCGCCGGCGCGGCACCGGAACGGCACGGTGCCGCACTGGAGACCATTTGGTCTGTACCAAGGTATTGACGCCCTGTTATCTCACTCCTTAAATCAAGAGGCGACACCCTT contains:
- a CDS encoding VanZ family protein gives rise to the protein MGVPRGKRAPKSKREPKSEEPSPSKRGPKTAWLSKLKRTPKAAGAAKTKQAPKTRQAPKSKPAPPPARRERRDPLRLLARLLAVLCAFVLMVAFAVVLARLTLQPSPASEALTHTNLRPGRSLKAYLDQPELRDAVKQIGGNLLLGIPFGILAPVVAPRTRGPLRILLLTATVMLLVELVQGVMVEGRAFDIDDVILNTTGALIGYFVLGRRMSRAVHARERHS